One window from the genome of Desulfobaccales bacterium encodes:
- a CDS encoding response regulator — protein MKTILVVDDDEAIRTLLREELEEEGYKVVIATNARDALKMVETEPLDLVILDIRMPGMDGLEALPRILGLKEGLPVILNSAYSQYQESFMSWAADAYVVKSSDLTELKVKIKELVAK, from the coding sequence ATGAAAACTATTCTGGTGGTGGATGACGATGAGGCGATCCGTACGCTTCTGCGAGAGGAACTGGAAGAGGAAGGATACAAAGTAGTTATCGCCACCAATGCCAGGGATGCCCTTAAAATGGTCGAGACCGAACCCCTGGATCTGGTGATCTTAGACATTCGTATGCCCGGTATGGACGGCCTGGAGGCCCTGCCCCGCATCCTGGGCCTCAAAGAGGGCTTGCCGGTGATCTTGAATAGCGCCTATAGCCAGTACCAGGAAAGCTTTATGAGCTGGGCCGCGGACGCCTATGTGGTGAAGTCTTCCGACCTCACGGAACTCAAAGTGAAGATTAAAGAATTGGTAGCTAAGTGA
- a CDS encoding serine hydrolase: protein MPRLPERLPRYSYRFLLLLLLMACLASGGMFSTPARAEQSKKPTPAQLKKILADFEKYVEQARTDWQVPGLAIAIVSGDKIILAKGFGVKKVGANAKVDEHTIFQIGSTSKAFTAALMAMLMDENKLAWQDRVVDRLDQFQMLDPWVTREFQVADLMAQHSGLPAHAGDCQAFMGFDRSHIIHSLRYLKPVTSFRSQYAYQNSLFLVAAALVEKCTGKSWEDNLKARLLEPLGMSATTASLAEFQQAQNVTMLHKKTGDKIEPIPADWPDHNWVYTYGPAGGINSNILDMTKWLRLQLGKGKFEGKQLISEVNLNFLQTPKTIIGTDPGKMMYYCEAWLYHPFRPHPLIWHNGGTSGNKTMVAFMPEAGLGIVVLSNLITDLPEALAFKFFDLYFQNPPKDWSKVGLEKMKQTEAKDKPPQRPASPAPPLPLTRYAGAYSNPIYGQITVTPEQDQLFIAVGLNQKKVLLQPFDRDAFSFDWPEDFTPAVFTIGPDGRALRLSVGWDGVTEFKRVEDKPAS from the coding sequence ATGCCCCGCCTACCCGAGCGGTTACCTCGATATTCCTACCGGTTTCTTCTCTTACTCCTCCTCATGGCCTGCCTGGCCTCAGGCGGGATGTTCTCAACCCCGGCCCGGGCTGAACAGTCCAAAAAGCCAACCCCCGCGCAGCTCAAAAAGATCCTGGCCGATTTTGAGAAATATGTCGAACAGGCCCGAACGGACTGGCAGGTGCCCGGCCTGGCCATTGCCATCGTCTCCGGCGACAAGATCATCTTGGCCAAAGGCTTCGGCGTCAAAAAGGTAGGCGCCAACGCTAAGGTGGATGAACATACCATCTTTCAGATCGGCTCCACCTCCAAGGCCTTCACCGCGGCACTGATGGCCATGCTGATGGACGAAAACAAGCTCGCCTGGCAGGACCGGGTGGTGGACCGTCTGGACCAGTTTCAGATGCTCGACCCCTGGGTCACCCGGGAGTTCCAGGTAGCCGACCTCATGGCCCAGCACAGCGGCCTGCCCGCCCACGCCGGAGATTGCCAGGCCTTCATGGGCTTCGACCGGTCACATATTATCCATTCCTTGCGTTACCTCAAGCCGGTAACCAGCTTCCGCTCCCAGTACGCCTATCAAAACAGCCTCTTCCTGGTGGCCGCCGCCCTAGTGGAAAAGTGCACCGGCAAGAGCTGGGAGGACAACCTCAAGGCCCGCCTGTTGGAACCCCTGGGCATGTCAGCCACTACGGCCAGTCTGGCGGAATTCCAACAGGCCCAAAACGTCACCATGCTGCACAAAAAAACCGGAGATAAGATCGAGCCCATACCGGCGGATTGGCCAGACCACAACTGGGTTTATACCTACGGACCGGCTGGCGGCATCAACTCCAACATCCTGGACATGACCAAGTGGCTGCGGCTGCAACTGGGCAAGGGCAAGTTTGAGGGCAAGCAACTCATCAGCGAGGTTAACCTGAATTTCCTCCAAACACCCAAAACTATCATTGGAACGGACCCCGGCAAGATGATGTATTATTGCGAGGCCTGGCTGTACCACCCCTTCCGTCCCCACCCCCTCATCTGGCACAATGGCGGCACCTCTGGCAACAAGACCATGGTAGCCTTCATGCCTGAAGCCGGCCTCGGCATCGTGGTGCTTTCCAACCTGATCACGGACCTGCCCGAGGCCCTGGCCTTTAAGTTTTTTGATCTCTATTTCCAAAACCCACCCAAAGATTGGAGTAAGGTGGGCCTGGAGAAAATGAAGCAGACAGAGGCCAAGGACAAACCGCCCCAGCGCCCCGCGTCCCCCGCGCCGCCCCTGCCGCTTACGCGCTACGCCGGCGCCTATAGCAACCCGATCTACGGCCAGATTACGGTAACCCCGGAACAGGACCAACTCTTTATAGCCGTAGGACTGAATCAGAAAAAGGTCCTGTTGCAACCGTTTGACCGGGATGCCTTCTCTTTTGACTGGCCGGAAGACTTTACCCCCGCGGTCTTTACCATCGGTCCCGATGGCCGGGCCTTAAGACTATCAGTGGGATGGGACGGGGTCACGGAGTTCAAGCGGGTAGAGGACAAACCTGCCTCGTGA
- a CDS encoding formyltransferase family protein produces MPKPHPNILVFASGTKTGGGSGFETMVRAARARPPILDAWICAVITNHFDGGVWQKAKALGIPSEYWVGPYLGQGYQNFVKYFNADYVMLSGWLKLVAGLDPARTINIHPGPLPRFGGPNLYGHYVHEAVIAAYQRGEITHSAVTMHFVDAKYDRGPIFFALPVPIEPGDTPETLAAKVNQAEHEWQPRVLNYVVQGQVRLVGKEVVYETEELKRLLLPEAE; encoded by the coding sequence TTGCCTAAACCTCATCCAAATATCCTGGTCTTTGCTTCCGGGACAAAAACCGGCGGCGGGTCCGGATTTGAGACGATGGTAAGGGCGGCGCGGGCCAGGCCGCCAATTTTAGACGCGTGGATTTGTGCGGTTATCACGAATCATTTTGACGGCGGGGTCTGGCAAAAGGCCAAAGCACTCGGGATACCTTCCGAATACTGGGTTGGTCCTTATCTGGGTCAGGGCTATCAAAACTTTGTAAAGTATTTCAACGCTGATTATGTCATGCTCTCCGGCTGGCTGAAGCTGGTAGCAGGCCTTGACCCGGCGCGGACGATCAATATCCATCCTGGTCCTTTGCCCCGCTTTGGCGGGCCGAACCTTTACGGCCATTATGTGCACGAAGCGGTTATAGCCGCTTATCAGCGCGGGGAAATTACCCACAGTGCGGTCACCATGCATTTTGTTGATGCGAAATATGACCGTGGCCCGATATTTTTTGCGCTGCCGGTTCCCATTGAGCCGGGCGATACCCCGGAGACCCTGGCGGCCAAGGTGAATCAGGCTGAACATGAGTGGCAACCCCGGGTGCTCAACTATGTGGTGCAGGGGCAGGTGCGGTTGGTGGGCAAGGAAGTTGTCTATGAAACGGAAGAACTGAAACGCTTGTTGCTGCCCGAGGCGGAGTAA
- the hisC gene encoding histidinol-phosphate transaminase: MAASNPLTALVLPHLTQLTPYQAGKPLEELERELGLTGAIKLASNENPLGPSPLALAAIRDTLGSLHRYPDSHAYYLKEDLARHLGISPQQLILGNGSDEVLDLLVRALVPPGGEVVSTTHTFLMYGLITQSVGGFFRPVPLKDMRVDLPAVAQAVTPQTRLILLNNPNNPTGTAFRRQEWEDFLAAIPATVTVVLDEAYIDFADDPDVPSCLDYLSEDRPLVGLRTFSKAYGLAGLRIGYGFGPSELMDYLNRLRMPFNVNRLAQVAARAALKDTTFLARTREVVLTGKDLIYRGLDRLGLTFIPTQTNFVLIRVPKAGQVVYQAMLREGVIIRAMDAYGFPDYIRVNMGLPAENRRFLTALQKVLGSGN, translated from the coding sequence ATGGCAGCCAGCAACCCACTTACCGCACTTGTTCTGCCTCATCTCACCCAACTGACGCCCTATCAGGCCGGCAAACCTCTCGAAGAACTTGAACGAGAACTGGGACTCACCGGTGCCATCAAACTGGCATCCAATGAAAATCCCCTGGGTCCTTCGCCCCTCGCCCTGGCCGCCATCCGGGACACCCTGGGGAGCCTGCATCGCTACCCCGACAGCCACGCCTATTACCTCAAGGAAGATCTGGCCCGCCACCTGGGGATATCGCCCCAGCAGTTGATTTTAGGCAACGGCTCCGACGAGGTCCTGGATCTGCTGGTCCGCGCCCTGGTGCCCCCCGGGGGCGAAGTGGTGAGCACCACCCACACCTTTCTGATGTACGGCCTGATCACCCAGTCCGTAGGTGGTTTTTTCCGTCCGGTGCCCTTGAAAGATATGCGGGTTGACCTTCCCGCCGTGGCTCAGGCGGTCACGCCTCAGACCCGGCTGATCCTGCTTAACAACCCCAACAATCCCACCGGCACCGCGTTTCGGCGCCAGGAATGGGAAGATTTTCTGGCGGCGATCCCTGCCACCGTCACCGTGGTCTTAGATGAGGCCTACATCGACTTTGCCGATGACCCTGACGTGCCCTCATGCCTGGATTATCTGTCTGAGGACCGCCCCCTGGTGGGGCTCCGCACCTTTTCCAAGGCCTATGGCCTAGCCGGCCTGCGCATCGGCTACGGCTTCGGCCCCAGCGAACTGATGGACTACTTAAATCGCCTGCGGATGCCCTTCAACGTCAACCGCCTGGCCCAGGTGGCCGCGCGGGCGGCGCTTAAAGACACCACCTTTCTGGCCCGAACCCGGGAGGTCGTGCTCACGGGCAAAGACCTGATCTACCGCGGGCTTGACCGGCTGGGATTGACCTTCATCCCCACCCAGACCAATTTCGTGCTCATCCGGGTACCTAAGGCCGGGCAAGTTGTTTATCAGGCGATGTTGCGGGAAGGGGTCATTATCCGGGCCATGGACGCTTACGGTTTCCCTGACTATATCCGAGTCAATATGGGGCTGCCGGCCGAAAACCGGCGCTTCCTTACGGCATTGCAAAAGGTCCTGGGGTCAGGCAACTGA
- a CDS encoding 30S ribosomal protein S1, producing the protein MDPRGIITIDGPAGAGKSTVARLLAQSLGYLYLDSGALYRAVAWQALQLGLDLNRSETLAAFLEAFSPEVTADSRGFHLVVDGAEVSEALRSPLVTRESSRVAALSLVRQWVKERLRHLAKNGGVVTEGRDQGTVVFPEATHKFYLSAALATRAERRRRESQGEGEPSLADTMADIAARDLRDETREDSPLRVPADASVIDTTNLSIEAVLQQCLARIKDPAGWNLNPVNLSKGANMDGMENNELTNHTRPEENDLDRSQTEEVATSEFTSASAESISEMPDMESMSELYEESLRRVQEGEVVKGRIVSITKDYVMVDIGYKSEGQIPIHEFTTPEGEVTAQVGDEVEALMESREDEEGALMLSKNKASKIKVWEEVSAAYHNEGDVEGTIVAKVKGGLSVDLGGIIAFLPGSQVDLAPMRHTDHLIGQHYTFKVLKFNRKRRNVVLSRRVLMEKVKNEAKTTLLGSLEEGKIVEGVVKNITDYGIFVDLGGLDGLLHITDLSYGRVRHPADLFKVGDTITVKVLSFDPDKERISLGLKQLTPDPWTVVDEKFPLASRVTGKVVSLTDYGAFVELEPGVEGLIHISEMSWTRKVRHPSQVLSVGDVVEATVLEVEPTRKRISLSLKQVEPNPWEVIGEKYPVGSVIEGKIKNITDFGIFIGIDEGIDGLVHISDISWTKRFKHPSELFKKGQVIQAKVLYIDKDNERFSLSIKDLTPNPWQTIDQRFPMGSVVAGPITNITDFGLFVEVEEGIEGLIHISEQSRDKQKMAALNVGDIIRAKVIHSSAEERRIGLSIRKMEADEEQSHYRDYMHSRTEATTNIGDLIRETLEEKQNKDND; encoded by the coding sequence GTGGACCCCCGGGGAATCATCACCATTGACGGCCCGGCTGGCGCCGGCAAAAGCACGGTCGCCCGCCTTCTGGCCCAATCCCTGGGTTACCTCTACCTGGACAGCGGCGCCTTATATCGGGCCGTGGCCTGGCAGGCCTTGCAACTGGGGCTGGACCTGAACCGCTCCGAGACCCTGGCCGCCTTTCTCGAGGCTTTTAGCCCGGAGGTGACCGCAGATTCCCGGGGTTTTCACCTGGTCGTAGACGGCGCCGAGGTGAGCGAGGCGCTCAGGTCCCCATTGGTAACCCGGGAGTCTTCCCGGGTGGCGGCCCTCTCCCTGGTGCGCCAGTGGGTTAAAGAGCGGCTGCGCCATCTGGCCAAAAATGGCGGCGTGGTCACTGAAGGCCGGGACCAGGGCACCGTGGTCTTTCCTGAAGCCACGCATAAATTTTATCTCTCTGCGGCCCTGGCTACCCGGGCCGAGCGCCGGCGCCGGGAATCGCAGGGAGAAGGCGAGCCGTCTTTGGCCGATACCATGGCGGATATCGCCGCCCGGGACCTCAGGGATGAAACCCGGGAGGACTCGCCGCTGCGTGTCCCTGCGGACGCCAGCGTGATCGACACCACAAATTTAAGCATTGAAGCAGTGTTACAGCAGTGCCTGGCCAGGATCAAAGATCCGGCAGGTTGGAACCTAAACCCAGTAAACTTGTCAAAGGGGGCTAACATGGACGGTATGGAAAACAACGAACTGACTAACCACACCCGGCCGGAAGAAAATGATTTAGACCGGTCGCAAACCGAAGAGGTCGCCACCTCGGAATTTACTTCGGCATCCGCTGAATCAATTTCGGAGATGCCGGATATGGAATCCATGAGCGAACTCTACGAAGAGAGCTTGAGGCGCGTCCAGGAAGGGGAAGTCGTCAAGGGCCGCATCGTGTCCATCACTAAAGATTATGTCATGGTGGACATCGGCTACAAGTCCGAAGGGCAGATCCCCATCCACGAATTCACCACCCCGGAAGGTGAAGTTACCGCTCAGGTGGGGGATGAAGTGGAAGCTCTGATGGAGAGCCGGGAAGATGAAGAAGGGGCCTTGATGCTCTCCAAGAACAAAGCCTCCAAGATCAAGGTGTGGGAAGAGGTCAGTGCCGCCTACCACAACGAAGGCGATGTGGAGGGCACCATCGTGGCCAAGGTCAAGGGAGGCCTTTCCGTGGACCTGGGAGGCATCATCGCCTTCCTTCCCGGCTCCCAGGTGGACCTGGCACCGATGCGCCATACCGACCATCTCATCGGCCAGCACTATACCTTCAAAGTCTTGAAATTCAACCGCAAACGGCGCAATGTGGTCTTGTCCCGCCGAGTCCTGATGGAAAAAGTCAAAAACGAAGCCAAAACCACCCTGCTGGGCTCCCTGGAAGAGGGTAAGATCGTCGAAGGCGTGGTCAAAAATATCACCGATTACGGGATTTTCGTTGACTTGGGTGGCCTGGACGGGCTGCTCCACATCACCGATCTCTCCTACGGCCGGGTGCGCCATCCTGCGGACCTCTTCAAAGTAGGAGACACCATCACGGTAAAGGTCCTGAGCTTCGATCCGGACAAGGAGCGTATCTCCCTGGGTTTAAAACAGCTCACCCCGGACCCCTGGACCGTGGTGGACGAGAAGTTTCCCCTGGCCAGCCGCGTCACCGGCAAAGTGGTAAGTCTCACCGATTACGGGGCCTTCGTGGAACTGGAACCTGGGGTGGAAGGACTCATCCACATCTCCGAGATGTCCTGGACCCGGAAAGTCCGCCATCCTTCTCAGGTGTTAAGCGTGGGCGACGTGGTGGAAGCCACGGTCCTGGAAGTGGAGCCCACCCGGAAACGCATATCCTTGAGCTTAAAGCAGGTAGAGCCCAATCCCTGGGAAGTCATCGGCGAAAAATACCCGGTGGGCTCGGTGATCGAAGGTAAAATCAAGAATATCACCGACTTCGGCATCTTCATCGGCATCGACGAAGGCATCGACGGCCTGGTGCACATCTCCGACATCTCCTGGACCAAGCGCTTCAAGCACCCGTCCGAGTTATTCAAAAAAGGCCAGGTGATCCAGGCCAAGGTCCTCTATATCGATAAGGACAACGAGCGCTTTTCCTTGAGCATCAAGGATCTGACGCCCAACCCGTGGCAGACTATCGATCAGCGCTTCCCCATGGGCTCGGTGGTCGCTGGCCCCATCACCAATATCACCGACTTCGGTCTCTTCGTCGAAGTGGAGGAAGGCATCGAGGGCCTTATCCATATTTCGGAGCAGAGCCGGGATAAGCAGAAGATGGCGGCCCTCAATGTGGGGGACATTATCCGGGCCAAGGTGATTCACAGTTCCGCCGAGGAACGGCGCATCGGCCTGAGCATCCGGAAAATGGAAGCCGACGAGGAGCAGTCCCACTACCGGGATTATATGCACTCCCGCACCGAAGCCACCACCAACATCGGTGATCTGATTCGGGAGACCCTGGAAGAGAAACAGAATAAAGACAATGACTAA
- a CDS encoding glycosyltransferase family 87 protein encodes MLAGRPAAVYDMAQFYQALTQIAGPGLNTPWFYPPIFLLMVSPLALLPYYASLASWLSLTLGGYIVAVRRIAPHPMTIWLALAFPGALMNLNYGQNGLFSAALFGGGLLLLESYPFLAGMVFGVLVYKPNFFILIPLALIAGRYWRTLGATIISGGLLALASGLILGWETWAAFWHIRNVPMQALEQGVASLGKMPTIFAATLMAGGGLTLAYCLQGAVMAVAAGAVIWTWFQRVDMAIRVSVLTLGSLLFTPYGSEYELVRLAIPLAWIGWEGWQKGWGPRDKIFLVLGWITPFISRFLAEGNVVQITPLILLVLLYLNLTGIHESKSAVVPLQSP; translated from the coding sequence GTGCTGGCAGGAAGACCTGCTGCAGTCTATGACATGGCTCAATTCTACCAGGCGTTAACCCAAATCGCGGGTCCTGGGTTGAACACTCCCTGGTTTTACCCCCCCATTTTTTTATTAATGGTCTCTCCCTTAGCTCTCTTGCCCTATTATGCGTCGTTGGCCTCCTGGCTATCCTTAACCCTGGGTGGTTATATAGTTGCGGTGCGGCGCATCGCCCCTCATCCCATGACGATCTGGCTGGCCTTGGCCTTCCCCGGGGCCTTGATGAACCTCAATTACGGTCAAAATGGCCTCTTCTCCGCTGCCCTGTTTGGCGGGGGCTTACTCCTCCTGGAATCGTATCCTTTCTTGGCGGGAATGGTCTTTGGAGTTCTCGTCTATAAGCCCAATTTTTTTATTTTAATACCCCTGGCCTTAATTGCCGGACGCTACTGGCGGACTTTAGGAGCCACAATAATATCCGGCGGGCTTTTGGCTCTTGCCAGCGGTCTGATCTTGGGCTGGGAAACCTGGGCGGCCTTCTGGCACATTCGCAATGTTCCAATGCAGGCCCTCGAGCAGGGGGTAGCCTCTCTGGGGAAGATGCCGACGATCTTCGCAGCGACTCTCATGGCAGGGGGGGGCCTGACTCTCGCGTACTGCCTCCAGGGAGCCGTTATGGCAGTCGCGGCTGGCGCAGTTATCTGGACCTGGTTTCAAAGGGTGGATATGGCCATCCGGGTTTCGGTGCTTACCCTGGGAAGCCTGCTCTTTACTCCTTACGGTTCCGAATACGAGTTGGTTCGGCTGGCCATCCCCCTTGCCTGGATCGGCTGGGAAGGATGGCAGAAAGGCTGGGGGCCAAGGGATAAAATCTTCCTGGTGCTGGGCTGGATTACCCCCTTCATATCCAGGTTTCTCGCGGAAGGTAATGTGGTTCAGATAACCCCTTTAATTTTATTGGTTCTCCTTTATCTTAACCTGACAGGCATCCACGAATCCAAATCGGCGGTCGTGCCGTTGCAAAGCCCGTGA
- the sppA gene encoding signal peptide peptidase SppA — MKSRTLWTGCLVTFLVVLFFVGLSGVVLLLLGKGSLFASRERVGVVEIKGVLADSRTVIKQLDRYRDDSSIKAIVLRINSPGGAVGPAQEILREVEKVRLKKKIVASLGTVAASGGYYIASGADLIMANRGTATGSIGVIMQFTNVEGLTKKIGLDFFNLKAGRYKDVGSPFRPMTPEDKAYLQVLIDNIYQQFLNDVARNRKIPLDRIKVLAEGKIYTGEEAKQIGLVDDFGNLPDAIEKAGRLGGITGKVEATYAEKEGFSLLRLLLGQETEDTLSNLKALPYPEPAFLPPWFR; from the coding sequence ATGAAATCGCGCACTCTATGGACCGGTTGCTTGGTCACTTTTCTGGTGGTCCTCTTTTTTGTGGGACTTTCCGGCGTAGTCCTGCTGCTCCTGGGAAAAGGCAGTCTCTTCGCCTCCCGGGAGCGGGTCGGGGTGGTGGAGATCAAAGGAGTCCTCGCCGACTCCCGCACCGTCATCAAGCAACTGGACCGCTACCGCGACGACAGCAGTATCAAAGCCATCGTACTCCGCATTAACTCCCCGGGCGGCGCCGTGGGTCCCGCCCAGGAGATCCTCCGCGAGGTGGAAAAGGTCCGTCTGAAGAAAAAGATCGTGGCTTCCCTGGGAACTGTGGCCGCCTCCGGAGGCTACTACATCGCCTCCGGGGCCGACCTCATCATGGCCAACCGGGGCACCGCCACCGGCAGCATCGGTGTGATCATGCAGTTCACCAACGTGGAGGGCCTCACCAAGAAGATCGGGCTGGACTTCTTCAACCTGAAGGCCGGGCGCTACAAGGACGTGGGCTCGCCCTTCCGCCCCATGACCCCGGAAGACAAGGCCTATCTCCAGGTCCTCATTGACAACATCTACCAGCAGTTTTTAAACGACGTCGCCCGCAACCGCAAGATTCCTCTGGACAGGATTAAGGTCCTGGCGGAAGGCAAGATCTACACCGGCGAGGAAGCCAAACAGATCGGTCTGGTGGACGACTTCGGCAATCTCCCCGACGCCATCGAAAAGGCCGGCCGTCTGGGGGGCATCACTGGCAAAGTTGAGGCCACGTATGCCGAGAAAGAGGGCTTTTCCCTCCTCCGCCTTCTCCTGGGCCAGGAAACCGAGGATACCTTAAGCAACCTTAAAGCCCTCCCCTACCCCGAACCGGCGTTTTTGCCGCCGTGGTTTAGGTAA
- a CDS encoding Flp family type IVb pilin: MQKHLDRAMAFLRDDVGAASIEYALLGGLIAVVIVAAVTAFGAKVASSFASSVATLP; the protein is encoded by the coding sequence ATGCAAAAGCACCTTGACCGAGCCATGGCGTTTCTCCGGGATGATGTGGGTGCCGCCTCAATCGAATATGCCCTGTTAGGGGGTTTGATCGCAGTGGTTATTGTGGCAGCGGTGACCGCCTTTGGTGCAAAGGTCGCCAGCAGCTTCGCATCATCTGTAGCCACGTTGCCATAA
- a CDS encoding histidine phosphatase family protein — protein sequence MRLQAQRAKGSLIPTRLYLVRHGQVADGHTDRYHGNNDIGLSAKGVRQFEELAVQLAPLPLAGVYASDLTRALTGAEIISRGREVAPQIIPEFREVHFGVWEGLNFTEIAERYPEELQARFKDLISFRIPGGESLTDVKLRALPRLTSLIQQHHQETFLVVAHAGINRVILSDALGLSLEFLFRLDQNYGCLNVIDYFPDMAVVRLVNGGVNGLAAKL from the coding sequence ATGCGCCTCCAAGCCCAGCGCGCCAAAGGCTCTTTGATCCCCACCCGCCTCTATCTGGTGCGCCACGGCCAGGTGGCCGACGGGCACACCGACCGGTATCACGGTAACAACGACATCGGTCTGAGCGCGAAGGGCGTGCGGCAGTTTGAGGAGTTGGCCGTGCAGCTTGCACCACTGCCCCTGGCCGGCGTCTATGCCTCGGATTTGACCCGGGCCTTAACGGGGGCCGAGATCATCAGCCGGGGCCGGGAAGTGGCCCCTCAGATCATCCCGGAATTTCGTGAAGTTCACTTCGGAGTGTGGGAAGGACTGAACTTTACGGAGATTGCCGAACGTTATCCGGAAGAACTCCAGGCGCGCTTTAAGGACCTCATCAGCTTCCGCATCCCCGGAGGTGAAAGCCTCACGGACGTTAAGCTTAGGGCCCTGCCTCGCTTGACCTCCCTCATTCAGCAACACCACCAAGAGACCTTCCTCGTTGTGGCCCACGCCGGGATCAACCGGGTCATCTTGAGCGATGCCCTGGGCCTGTCTCTGGAGTTCCTGTTCCGCCTGGACCAGAATTACGGCTGCCTCAACGTCATCGACTATTTCCCCGACATGGCCGTGGTGCGCTTGGTAAATGGCGGCGTCAACGGTTTAGCTGCGAAGCTCTAA
- the glgC gene encoding glucose-1-phosphate adenylyltransferase yields MKKLTTIIMAGGKGERLFPLTRDKAKPVITFGGIYRILDFTLSNCLNSGIRRIYVLSQYGSFSLEQHLRQAWDVMHPDLNEFIYSMPPQQIMVNRWYRGTADSIYQNLTLLEQERPRQVLILSGDHVYKLNYREMMDFHLQHNADLTVAAVMVPRVEGSSFGILKVNEASEVENFLEKPKDPPGLPDNPDFSLVSMGVYIFNAETLVEEVIKDAKKKTSKHDFGGDIIPQMVGHKKVYAYNFQDPVTNTPRYWRDIGLLDAYFKAHQDLLGKAPVFELYDADWPVRSKPQLYPPSKYICSGSHVTVEDSLIASGCIIEGTVERSVLSPGVKVGVGATVCQAILWDGVEVGSGAHIRQAIIEEGVRVPPGFTIGLDHERDAKRFHVTENGVVVVPNNAVMVGD; encoded by the coding sequence ATGAAAAAACTCACCACCATCATCATGGCCGGCGGCAAAGGTGAACGCCTCTTTCCCCTGACCCGGGACAAGGCCAAGCCGGTGATCACCTTTGGCGGCATCTACCGGATTCTCGACTTCACACTCTCCAACTGCCTCAATTCGGGAATTCGCCGTATCTATGTGCTCTCTCAGTACGGCAGTTTTTCCCTGGAACAGCACCTGCGCCAGGCCTGGGACGTGATGCATCCCGATTTGAATGAGTTCATCTATTCCATGCCGCCCCAGCAGATCATGGTGAACCGCTGGTATCGCGGCACCGCCGACTCCATCTACCAGAATCTCACCCTCTTGGAGCAGGAGCGTCCCCGGCAGGTGCTCATCTTATCCGGCGACCATGTTTACAAGCTGAACTACCGGGAGATGATGGATTTCCATCTGCAACACAATGCTGATCTTACCGTGGCTGCGGTCATGGTGCCCCGGGTGGAGGGGAGTTCCTTCGGTATCCTCAAAGTGAACGAGGCCTCCGAGGTGGAAAATTTTTTGGAGAAACCCAAGGACCCGCCGGGCCTGCCTGACAATCCCGACTTTTCTTTGGTTTCCATGGGCGTCTATATCTTTAATGCCGAAACTCTGGTGGAAGAGGTCATCAAAGACGCCAAGAAAAAGACCAGCAAGCATGATTTCGGTGGTGACATTATCCCCCAGATGGTGGGGCACAAAAAGGTCTATGCCTACAATTTCCAGGACCCGGTCACCAATACGCCCCGGTATTGGCGGGATATCGGGCTTTTGGACGCTTATTTCAAGGCCCACCAGGACCTGTTGGGCAAAGCGCCGGTGTTTGAGCTGTACGACGCCGACTGGCCGGTGCGGAGTAAGCCCCAGCTCTATCCCCCCAGCAAGTACATCTGCAGCGGGTCGCACGTGACCGTAGAAGACTCCCTGATCGCTTCGGGTTGCATCATCGAAGGCACGGTGGAGCGCTCGGTATTGTCCCCCGGAGTCAAGGTGGGGGTCGGCGCTACGGTGTGCCAGGCTATTTTGTGGGACGGGGTGGAAGTGGGCTCCGGGGCCCACATTCGCCAGGCCATCATTGAAGAGGGGGTGCGGGTGCCGCCGGGCTTCACCATCGGCTTGGATCACGAGCGGGACGCCAAGCGCTTCCATGTCACCGAAAATGGCGTGGTGGTGGTGCCCAACAACGCCGTCATGGTAGGAGACTGA